One genomic segment of Chitinophaga sancti includes these proteins:
- a CDS encoding NAD(P)/FAD-dependent oxidoreductase, whose product MIQPNVPDLGLPRVVIVGGGFGGINLAKQLKEAPVQVVLLDRNNYHLFQPLLYQVSTAGLETDSIAFPLRGIFKNQKNFYFRMAEVTGVRPADNILETGIGELHYDYLIFATGSTTNFFGNKAIEQHAIGMKSLIEAVQIRNYVIKQFEESLLLSDPAEIQSKLNFVMVGGGPTGVELAGAFAELRKYIMPKDYPELPVSLMKIYLVEGSPRVLNGFSEQSSQKALDGLHKLGVNVILNTFVKEYDGETLTLSNGEKLQSKSLLWAAGVKGVPVTGIPTDIIAPAGRIIVDEFNVVKGYENIYAVGDIAQMVNDPERFPKGYPMVAQVAIQQGVNVAHNIRYIAKGQKSAIKPFKYKDLGSMATIGRNKAIAEFFGMKISGYFAWIVWMLVHLMSLLGFRNKLVVFTNWFYRYFTYDRGTRIIIKRGAANIVKLRQTVQ is encoded by the coding sequence ATGATTCAGCCGAATGTTCCAGATTTAGGTTTACCCCGTGTTGTTATTGTTGGAGGAGGTTTTGGAGGTATTAATCTGGCTAAACAATTGAAAGAAGCTCCAGTTCAGGTGGTCCTGCTTGACAGGAACAACTATCACCTATTCCAGCCTTTACTATACCAGGTATCAACTGCCGGCCTCGAAACGGATAGCATTGCTTTCCCCCTTCGCGGCATCTTCAAAAACCAGAAAAACTTCTACTTCCGTATGGCGGAAGTAACAGGTGTACGCCCTGCCGACAATATACTGGAAACCGGTATCGGCGAACTGCACTACGATTACCTGATCTTCGCCACCGGTAGCACCACCAATTTCTTTGGCAACAAAGCGATTGAACAACATGCTATTGGTATGAAATCTCTCATCGAAGCCGTACAGATCCGTAACTACGTGATCAAACAATTCGAAGAAAGCCTGCTGCTTTCCGACCCTGCAGAAATTCAGTCGAAACTGAACTTCGTTATGGTGGGTGGAGGCCCTACTGGCGTGGAACTGGCTGGTGCATTTGCAGAATTACGCAAGTACATTATGCCAAAGGATTACCCAGAACTGCCGGTATCCCTCATGAAGATCTACCTGGTGGAAGGTAGCCCACGGGTATTGAATGGCTTTAGTGAGCAATCTTCCCAGAAAGCGTTGGACGGCTTACACAAACTGGGTGTGAATGTCATCCTCAATACATTTGTAAAAGAGTATGATGGGGAAACCCTTACCCTTAGCAATGGAGAAAAACTGCAAAGTAAATCTCTGCTGTGGGCGGCAGGTGTAAAAGGCGTACCTGTAACCGGTATTCCTACAGATATTATCGCTCCCGCCGGACGCATCATTGTGGATGAATTCAACGTGGTAAAAGGATATGAAAATATCTATGCCGTAGGCGATATCGCACAGATGGTGAATGATCCGGAACGCTTTCCTAAAGGCTATCCAATGGTAGCACAGGTAGCGATTCAGCAAGGAGTGAATGTGGCGCACAATATCAGGTATATTGCCAAGGGACAAAAATCTGCTATCAAGCCATTTAAGTATAAAGACCTCGGCAGCATGGCGACCATTGGTCGTAATAAAGCGATTGCTGAGTTTTTTGGTATGAAGATCAGTGGGTACTTTGCATGGATCGTGTGGATGCTGGTGCACCTGATGAGCTTATTGGGATTCAGGAACAAGCTGGTGGTGTTTACAAACTGGTTTTATAGATATTTTACTTATGACAGAGGTACGAGAATTATTATAAAGAGGGGTGCGGCGAATATTGTGAAATTAAGACAAACCGTGCAGTAA
- the fsa gene encoding fructose-6-phosphate aldolase — protein sequence MKFFIDTANLAQIKEAHDLGVLDGVTTNPSLMAKEGIKGEANILKHYADICELVDGPISAEVLSTDFKSMVEEGKKLAAIHPNIVVKVPMIKDGVKALKYFTDNGIRTNCTLVFSAGQAILAAKAGATFVSPFIGRIDDSAWDGVELIAQIAQIYSIQGFKTEILAASIRNALHIVKCAEAGADICTCPLDSILGLLKHPLTDIGLAKFLEDAKKM from the coding sequence ATGAAATTCTTCATAGATACAGCAAATCTGGCACAGATTAAAGAAGCACACGACCTGGGCGTGCTCGACGGCGTAACCACCAACCCTTCCCTGATGGCGAAAGAAGGTATCAAAGGTGAAGCAAATATCCTGAAACATTACGCTGACATCTGCGAACTCGTAGACGGTCCTATCAGCGCAGAAGTACTTTCTACCGATTTCAAATCAATGGTCGAAGAAGGTAAGAAACTGGCGGCTATTCACCCCAACATCGTGGTGAAAGTTCCAATGATCAAGGATGGTGTAAAAGCACTGAAATACTTCACTGACAATGGTATAAGAACAAACTGTACATTGGTATTCTCTGCAGGTCAGGCTATCCTGGCTGCTAAAGCCGGTGCTACTTTCGTATCTCCATTCATCGGTCGTATCGATGATTCCGCATGGGACGGCGTAGAACTGATCGCTCAGATCGCTCAGATTTACAGCATCCAGGGGTTCAAAACTGAAATCCTTGCAGCTAGTATCCGCAACGCACTCCACATTGTAAAATGTGCTGAAGCTGGTGCTGATATCTGTACCTGCCCACTCGATTCAATCCTGGGTCTGCTGAAACACCCGCTGACTGACATCGGCCTGGCTAAGTTCCTGGAAGACGCCAAGAAAATGTAG
- a CDS encoding ABC transporter permease, producing the protein MRLSFFVARRIAFNRSGSFSRFIINIAVVATAISVAVMILAIALVNGFQQVIQQKIFSFWGHMHINNYQANAGPLTEQIPFEADTNIVSYLKKINGINTVNLYATKSAIIKAEKDLSGVIFKGVDRNYNWSHIQHFMQSGNVIHFNDTSYAPEIIISSTMAKELQLKVNDPLIIYFIQGAGLTPRARKLKVTGIYKTAVEEYDKTYVIGDLELIRKLNNWPVGSIGGYEIFIDDYRKMTEIGEESLNGIPDKLALRTIKDIYPNIFDWLELQDKNEIIILVIMAIVAVINMITAILILILERTNMIGILKALGMRNGNIQRIFIYQAGYIVLAGLIIGDILGVGLAMLQKTIGFLKLDEESYYMSAAAIDLHWYHVVLINLGTFLICLLILTIPSLVTRKITPVKALQFK; encoded by the coding sequence ATGCGTTTATCGTTCTTCGTTGCCAGAAGGATCGCCTTCAACCGGTCCGGCTCTTTTTCCAGGTTCATCATCAACATTGCCGTGGTAGCCACCGCTATCAGCGTAGCTGTTATGATTCTGGCAATCGCGTTGGTAAACGGTTTTCAGCAGGTCATTCAGCAAAAGATCTTCAGCTTTTGGGGGCATATGCATATTAACAATTACCAGGCTAACGCTGGTCCCCTCACAGAACAGATCCCCTTCGAAGCAGATACTAACATTGTCAGCTACCTGAAAAAAATAAATGGTATCAACACCGTGAATCTTTACGCCACTAAATCTGCCATCATCAAGGCGGAGAAAGATCTTTCCGGTGTAATTTTCAAAGGCGTAGACCGTAATTATAACTGGTCGCACATTCAGCATTTTATGCAGTCTGGCAATGTCATTCACTTCAATGACACCAGCTATGCACCGGAAATTATCATTTCCAGCACTATGGCCAAAGAGTTGCAACTGAAAGTCAACGACCCCCTGATCATTTATTTTATACAAGGCGCAGGTCTTACCCCAAGGGCCAGAAAGCTCAAGGTAACGGGCATCTATAAAACAGCTGTGGAAGAATATGACAAAACTTACGTAATTGGTGACCTGGAGCTGATCCGCAAACTGAATAACTGGCCGGTGGGCAGCATTGGCGGGTATGAAATATTCATTGATGATTACCGTAAAATGACGGAAATAGGGGAAGAATCGTTAAATGGTATTCCGGATAAACTGGCTCTCCGCACTATCAAAGACATCTATCCAAATATCTTTGACTGGCTGGAACTGCAGGATAAAAATGAGATCATCATCCTCGTCATTATGGCCATCGTGGCAGTTATCAACATGATCACCGCCATCCTGATCCTCATTCTCGAACGTACGAATATGATAGGCATACTAAAAGCACTCGGTATGCGTAACGGCAACATTCAGCGTATTTTCATCTACCAGGCGGGTTATATAGTGCTGGCCGGATTGATCATAGGTGATATACTGGGTGTAGGTCTCGCGATGTTACAAAAGACGATCGGCTTTTTGAAGCTGGACGAAGAAAGTTATTACATGTCTGCAGCCGCGATAGACCTGCATTGGTATCATGTAGTCCTCATCAACCTGGGTACTTTCCTGATTTGCCTGCTCATCCTCACTATACCGTCTTTGGTTACACGAAAGATCACACCAGTAAAAGCATTACAGTTTAAATAA
- a CDS encoding RNA methyltransferase, whose protein sequence is MLSKAQIKYIQSLQHKKYRQKSGQFIAEGDKIVPELVSGGMTVREVYATKEWLSGHEQLLKGRVPFIEVEAHVLKQLSALTTPNQALALIDIPKAAPLMLKGQVSLALDTIQDPGNMGTLIRIADWFGIKQLICTPDCVDVYNPKTIQATMGSIARVNITETDLLPLLEKAEVPSYAATLHGTDITSFSKIAEGIILIGNESKGLSDAVIEAATYKLTIPRLGGAESLNAGVAAGIICGRLLI, encoded by the coding sequence ATGTTGTCAAAGGCGCAAATTAAGTATATTCAATCATTACAGCATAAAAAATACCGTCAAAAATCTGGCCAGTTCATTGCTGAAGGTGATAAGATTGTTCCCGAGCTGGTATCCGGAGGAATGACGGTGAGAGAAGTGTATGCTACCAAAGAGTGGCTCAGTGGGCATGAACAGCTATTGAAAGGACGCGTACCTTTCATCGAAGTAGAAGCACATGTATTAAAACAATTATCTGCCCTGACTACTCCCAATCAGGCCCTGGCACTGATAGATATTCCGAAAGCAGCGCCTTTGATGCTGAAAGGCCAGGTGTCACTCGCATTAGACACGATCCAGGACCCCGGGAATATGGGTACCCTGATACGTATAGCTGACTGGTTCGGCATCAAACAACTGATCTGCACACCGGATTGTGTAGATGTATATAACCCCAAGACGATCCAGGCTACCATGGGTAGTATTGCCAGGGTGAACATCACTGAAACGGATCTCTTACCCTTACTGGAAAAAGCAGAAGTGCCTTCTTATGCCGCCACCCTGCACGGAACGGATATTACTTCTTTCTCCAAAATCGCGGAAGGCATCATCCTTATCGGCAATGAGTCAAAAGGATTGAGTGATGCCGTGATCGAAGCTGCTACATACAAGCTCACCATTCCCAGACTGGGTGGCGCTGAATCCCTGAATGCCGGTGTGGCAGCGGGAATTATCTGTGGGCGATTGCTTATTTAA
- a CDS encoding RDD family protein: MANVKIPTSFNIELEFETANIMMRFLAWFIDVLIRLAFIIAIYVTFNRMHLSGNTETVMYILFCLLPVSLYYLLFEITMNGQSPGKMMLGLKVRSLNGGKPSISQHLIRWMFRMIETPWGFLFLNGAIPIISMVRSRYDQRLGDVVAGTIVVNTKNKTSIQDTIYRDMSSLNYEPHFPQILRLSDRDMNKIKVLMDQAIKSGNQDLIARVSARVKEVLVIETEMDHYQFLETVLNDYNYYTTR; encoded by the coding sequence ATGGCTAATGTAAAAATACCTACATCCTTCAATATAGAGCTGGAATTTGAAACTGCCAACATTATGATGCGGTTTCTGGCATGGTTTATTGACGTTCTCATCCGGTTGGCATTTATCATTGCTATCTATGTAACGTTTAACAGGATGCACCTGTCCGGCAATACTGAAACAGTGATGTACATTCTCTTTTGTTTGCTCCCGGTGTCGCTCTATTATCTTTTGTTTGAGATTACGATGAACGGACAATCTCCCGGAAAAATGATGTTAGGCCTGAAGGTCAGGAGTCTGAATGGAGGTAAGCCAAGTATCAGCCAGCACCTGATCCGCTGGATGTTCCGTATGATCGAAACACCCTGGGGATTCCTGTTCCTGAATGGTGCTATTCCTATTATCTCCATGGTTCGTTCCCGTTATGACCAGCGACTGGGCGATGTGGTAGCCGGTACAATAGTAGTGAATACAAAGAACAAAACCAGTATACAGGATACCATTTACCGGGATATGTCTTCGCTCAACTACGAGCCTCACTTTCCACAGATCCTTCGCTTGTCTGACAGAGATATGAATAAGATCAAGGTATTGATGGACCAGGCTATCAAGTCTGGTAATCAGGACCTGATAGCCAGGGTATCAGCGAGAGTAAAAGAAGTGTTGGTGATCGAAACAGAGATGGATCATTACCAGTTCCTGGAGACCGTGCTGAATGATTACAACTACTATACAACCCGGTAA
- a CDS encoding RDD family protein: MNTYQGEDILKEFDNEVTIPDSVDMGIRFVNLIIDWLLSMVFLLATAFCLGIVLGLTVPNFSYWIIENRGLFKFLSYVFAYTVWPLYFVLQEGLLKGRTIGKLITGTVAIRLDGQPLSWGNVFGRAYARIVPFEMFSGFGTPWHDSWTATTVVKKADLVTM; encoded by the coding sequence ATGAACACATATCAAGGAGAGGACATTTTAAAGGAATTCGATAATGAAGTGACGATCCCCGACTCAGTAGACATGGGCATCAGATTTGTTAATCTGATAATTGACTGGTTGTTGTCGATGGTTTTCCTGTTAGCCACTGCATTTTGTTTGGGCATTGTACTGGGGCTGACAGTTCCCAACTTTAGTTATTGGATTATTGAAAATAGAGGGTTGTTCAAATTTCTGAGTTATGTATTCGCTTATACGGTCTGGCCGCTTTACTTTGTTTTGCAGGAAGGGCTTTTAAAGGGACGAACAATTGGGAAATTGATTACAGGTACTGTTGCTATCCGCCTGGACGGTCAGCCACTTTCATGGGGAAACGTATTCGGCAGAGCTTATGCCCGCATCGTTCCGTTTGAGATGTTTTCAGGCTTCGGCACTCCATGGCATGACAGCTGGACTGCAACGACCGTTGTTAAAAAAGCTGACTTAGTGACAATGTAA
- a CDS encoding DUF5684 domain-containing protein, with product METTYDGGGISSIFAIFGIGYFIFMLALSVFSIIVYWKVFEKAGQPGWAIFVPIYSFIVYLRIIGKPWTWVFLIFTPAVIVGAFIVWINGSMAMARSFGKDTMFGLGLMFLAPVFYAIIAFDKTIQYVGPNGIPTEDLDSQIGSIGKPAL from the coding sequence ATGGAAACAACTTACGACGGCGGCGGCATTAGCAGCATCTTTGCCATATTTGGAATAGGATACTTCATTTTTATGTTGGCGCTTTCTGTTTTTTCAATCATTGTTTATTGGAAAGTATTTGAAAAAGCAGGTCAGCCTGGTTGGGCGATATTTGTTCCTATTTATAGTTTTATTGTATATCTCCGTATCATCGGTAAACCATGGACATGGGTTTTCCTGATTTTCACGCCTGCTGTTATCGTAGGTGCTTTCATCGTATGGATTAATGGTTCTATGGCCATGGCCAGAAGTTTTGGCAAAGACACTATGTTTGGTCTTGGCCTCATGTTCCTGGCACCTGTCTTCTACGCGATCATTGCATTCGACAAGACCATCCAATATGTAGGGCCCAATGGTATTCCTACAGAAGATCTGGACAGCCAGATCGGCAGCATTGGAAAGCCAGCACTGTAA
- a CDS encoding DUF5103 domain-containing protein: MMIKPYFCIPVIGLLFYFFPAVAQDNIYGPGHIYYNNIRSVKLNQSGDQTAFPLISLSGDAVDLTFDDLDADVKNYYYTLQLCNADWTPANINQLEYLRGFSENRITNYKFSSIALVRYTHYELSLPNANCTPTKAGNYLLKVYLDSDTSQLAFTKRLLVVSNKGGLSGVIQQPVSPKVFKTNQKVNFTVSTGGLNVVNPFDQLKVVILQNYRWDIPILNPKPMFIKGNTIEYNAEMDCQFPAGKEWRWIDLRSFRLQTERVKKSDYHPDGTDVYVMPDYPRGNTMYSYVKDYNGMYFLATIDNYDPFYEADYGTVHFTYAAPEPYAGFDLYLIGELTNYEYNDASKMVYNPQTRAYEGTMFLKQGFYNYEYALLDTRDPDARPSTTETEGDWWETENNYTILLYYRDLGGRYDELVSTVTLNSRLNR, encoded by the coding sequence ATGATGATAAAGCCCTACTTCTGTATACCTGTAATTGGGCTGCTGTTTTACTTTTTCCCGGCAGTAGCGCAGGATAACATCTATGGACCTGGTCACATTTACTATAATAATATCAGGTCTGTAAAACTGAATCAGTCCGGCGATCAGACAGCTTTCCCCCTTATTTCACTGAGTGGGGATGCCGTGGATCTTACATTTGATGATCTGGATGCGGATGTCAAGAACTACTATTATACATTACAGTTGTGTAATGCAGACTGGACCCCTGCCAATATAAATCAGCTGGAATACCTGAGAGGATTTTCTGAGAACAGGATTACGAATTATAAATTTTCCAGTATAGCGCTGGTCCGATATACACATTATGAACTGTCGTTGCCGAATGCGAATTGCACGCCTACAAAGGCGGGCAATTACCTGCTGAAGGTATACCTGGATAGCGATACGTCGCAGCTGGCATTTACAAAGCGATTGCTGGTGGTGAGTAATAAAGGAGGATTGAGTGGTGTAATACAGCAACCGGTATCGCCAAAGGTGTTCAAGACGAATCAGAAGGTGAATTTTACGGTGAGTACAGGTGGGTTGAATGTGGTGAATCCTTTTGATCAGCTAAAGGTGGTGATCTTGCAGAACTACAGGTGGGATATTCCAATACTGAATCCCAAGCCGATGTTTATAAAGGGAAATACGATTGAGTATAATGCGGAGATGGATTGTCAGTTTCCGGCAGGGAAGGAGTGGAGATGGATTGATCTGAGGAGTTTCCGGTTGCAGACGGAACGTGTGAAGAAGTCAGATTATCACCCCGATGGTACGGATGTGTATGTGATGCCGGATTATCCAAGGGGGAATACGATGTATTCTTACGTGAAGGATTATAACGGTATGTACTTTTTAGCGACGATTGATAATTATGATCCGTTTTATGAAGCGGATTATGGAACGGTACATTTTACTTATGCTGCGCCGGAGCCGTATGCGGGGTTTGATCTGTACCTGATAGGTGAGTTGACAAATTATGAGTACAATGATGCGAGTAAGATGGTATATAACCCGCAGACGAGGGCTTATGAGGGAACGATGTTTTTGAAGCAGGGATTTTATAATTATGAATATGCGTTGCTGGATACGAGGGATCCGGATGCGAGGCCGAGTACGACAGAGACAGAAGGAGATTGGTGGGAGACGGAGAATAATTATACTATTCTGTTGTATTATAGAGACCTGGGAGGGAGGTATGATGAGTTGGTGAGTACGGTGACGTTGAATTCGAGATTGAATAGATAA